One genomic region from Muriicola soli encodes:
- the argC gene encoding N-acetyl-gamma-glutamyl-phosphate reductase produces the protein MIKAGIIGGSGYTGGELIRLLLHHPSATLDFVFSTTRAGTSISETHTDLLGTTTLKFTDKVNPDADVIFLCLGHGNSTQFLQDHSFSEKTRIIDLSNDFRLGKQNTLDKRSFVYGLPELRKEEICKAKNVANPGCFATAIQLALLPLAKAQMLNHEVHINATTGSTGAGVSLSNTTHYSWRENNMSHYKAFIHQHLDEINESLEHFQPQKGKLRFIPNRGNFTRGIWATAYTRFEGKQEEADALYKDYYKDEPFTHVSEKAISLKPVINSNNCHLNLLVHDGVLLIASAIDNLLKGASGQAVQNMNLMFGLPEGEGLHLKSSIF, from the coding sequence ATGATTAAAGCAGGTATCATAGGTGGTTCGGGATACACCGGAGGTGAACTTATCAGGTTATTACTTCATCATCCGTCAGCAACCCTTGATTTTGTTTTCAGTACCACAAGGGCAGGAACGTCTATTTCAGAAACACATACCGATCTTCTGGGCACTACAACATTGAAGTTCACAGATAAGGTAAACCCAGATGCAGATGTCATTTTTCTATGTCTGGGACACGGGAATTCAACTCAATTCCTGCAGGATCATTCTTTTTCTGAAAAGACCAGAATAATTGACCTCAGCAATGATTTCAGGCTTGGGAAACAAAATACACTTGATAAAAGGAGTTTTGTTTACGGACTACCGGAACTTCGCAAAGAAGAAATCTGCAAAGCAAAGAACGTGGCCAATCCTGGATGTTTTGCAACGGCTATTCAACTGGCGCTACTTCCACTGGCAAAAGCACAAATGCTCAACCATGAAGTACATATTAATGCCACCACAGGAAGCACGGGTGCAGGGGTTAGCCTGTCAAACACCACCCATTATAGCTGGCGGGAGAATAATATGTCGCATTACAAAGCATTTATCCATCAGCATCTAGACGAGATCAATGAAAGCCTGGAGCACTTTCAGCCCCAAAAAGGTAAACTTAGGTTTATTCCCAACAGGGGTAATTTCACCAGGGGTATTTGGGCAACGGCCTACACCAGATTCGAAGGAAAACAGGAAGAAGCAGATGCATTATACAAGGATTATTACAAAGATGAACCTTTCACTCATGTCTCTGAGAAGGCTATCTCTTTAAAGCCGGTTATCAATTCAAACAATTGCCATTTGAACCTACTGGTCCACGATGGCGTTCTCCTCATTGCCTCTGCCATTGACAACCTTTTGAAGGGAGCCAGCGGACAGGCAGTACAAAACATGAATCTGATGTTCGGTCTCCCGGAAGGTGAAGGATTACATCTGAAGTCGAGCATTTTTTAA
- a CDS encoding aspartate aminotransferase family protein: MELFDVYPLYNITPASARGVIIKDESGQEYLDLYGGHAVISIGHGHPHYIKRIKNQIDKIGFYSNAVHNPLQHELTEKLGRISGCDDYHLFLCNSGAEANENALKLASFHTGKSRVIAFKNSFHGRTSAAVASTDNPAINAPINRQQQVTFLTFEDIDALRKEVAKGDVCAVILETIQGVGGLDEPSSSFCAEIAELCKKHQVVLIADEVQSGFGRSGKFFAFQHHNITPDIISIAKGMGNGFPVGGILIHPKIEAKYGLLGTTFGGNHLACAATLAVLEVLEEENLMANATEIGAYFKECAKQVPQVKRIKGKGLMLGLEFGFEVADLRKNLILNQHIFTGSAKDKKVLRVLPALNIEKVHIDTFFTSLKQELE, encoded by the coding sequence ATGGAATTGTTCGATGTATATCCTCTTTACAACATCACCCCGGCCTCGGCAAGGGGGGTCATTATAAAAGATGAGAGTGGCCAGGAATACCTCGATTTGTACGGAGGACACGCCGTAATTTCAATCGGCCATGGGCATCCTCATTATATTAAAAGGATTAAGAATCAGATCGATAAGATTGGTTTTTACAGTAATGCCGTCCATAATCCCCTGCAACACGAACTTACCGAAAAACTTGGGAGAATATCGGGCTGTGACGACTACCATCTTTTTCTGTGTAATTCCGGGGCGGAAGCCAACGAAAATGCCTTAAAACTCGCGTCCTTTCATACAGGAAAAAGCAGAGTGATCGCATTTAAGAACAGCTTCCACGGGCGTACCTCTGCCGCTGTGGCATCAACCGATAATCCTGCCATCAATGCCCCGATAAACAGGCAACAGCAGGTGACATTCTTAACCTTTGAAGATATTGATGCGCTTAGAAAAGAAGTAGCAAAAGGTGATGTATGTGCCGTTATTCTGGAAACGATTCAAGGCGTAGGCGGGCTCGACGAACCCTCTTCATCTTTTTGCGCAGAAATCGCTGAACTTTGTAAAAAACACCAGGTGGTATTGATAGCAGACGAGGTTCAATCCGGTTTTGGGAGAAGTGGGAAGTTTTTCGCATTTCAGCATCATAACATAACACCTGACATTATTTCCATAGCCAAAGGAATGGGTAACGGCTTTCCCGTTGGAGGGATTTTGATCCACCCGAAGATTGAAGCTAAATACGGTTTGTTGGGCACCACCTTCGGGGGTAACCATCTGGCCTGTGCTGCTACTCTGGCCGTCCTTGAAGTTCTCGAAGAAGAAAATCTGATGGCGAATGCCACGGAGATCGGAGCGTATTTTAAAGAATGTGCCAAACAAGTTCCACAAGTAAAAAGGATTAAAGGCAAGGGGCTCATGCTGGGACTCGAATTCGGGTTTGAAGTAGCCGATCTGCGGAAAAACCTCATCCTTAATCAGCATATCTTTACAGGGAGTGCCAAGGATAAAAAAGTGCTGCGTGTTCTACCTGCATTGAATATTGAGAAAGTCCATATCGATACATTTTTTACCTCATTAAAACAGGAATTGGAATGA
- the mptB gene encoding polyprenol phosphomannose-dependent alpha 1,6 mannosyltransferase MptB — MPNAVLTYWKLHKVPILISLLCGLFYYTFAYHLERSDFTRLLGLYLALFFLCYKLIQFEKWNYKFLLFLGIAFRLIFLVTSPNLSQDFYRFIWDGQLINMGVNPYLYLPVDLLESAEIVIPQAKYLIEGMESLSASNFSNYPPLSQMLFGLCAWLGGGEILGSLIAIRVVLLLADLGIFYFGRKLLKFVNKSPHLIFWYFLNPLVITELGGNLHFEGVMLFFLLFALHLIANNKWLLATVPMALSISVKLIPLMFLPLFFKSLGFKKGLVFNTLVMLLVIATIIPFYDPEFSQNYMATLSLWFSNFEFNASIYNVVKNLGARIDLKPWELIKSYGRLIPVIVILWVCLLSYFRKNNSMRILIQSMLFILAVYFFLSPTVHPWYVISLLVLCLFTDYRFPLVWSATIVLSYSAYRGAEVEESMGFLIIEYLSVYGFFIYELFKHRSFKSLIPKNV, encoded by the coding sequence ATGCCCAACGCGGTTTTGACGTATTGGAAACTCCATAAAGTTCCCATTCTTATTTCTTTACTGTGCGGCCTGTTTTACTATACTTTTGCCTACCATCTTGAGCGTTCAGACTTTACCCGACTTTTGGGGTTGTATCTGGCGTTATTTTTCCTCTGTTACAAGCTTATACAATTCGAAAAGTGGAATTACAAATTCCTACTTTTTCTGGGTATCGCATTTCGATTAATTTTTCTTGTTACCTCGCCTAATCTATCCCAGGATTTTTACAGGTTTATTTGGGATGGACAACTCATCAATATGGGCGTAAATCCGTATTTATACCTTCCTGTTGATCTATTGGAGAGTGCGGAAATTGTCATCCCTCAAGCAAAGTATTTGATAGAGGGAATGGAATCGCTGAGTGCCTCCAATTTTAGTAATTATCCCCCGCTTAGTCAGATGCTGTTCGGACTATGCGCTTGGCTTGGAGGAGGAGAAATACTAGGAAGTTTAATTGCGATAAGAGTAGTCTTACTCCTAGCCGATCTGGGAATTTTTTACTTCGGTCGGAAGCTATTAAAATTTGTCAACAAATCTCCCCACCTTATCTTTTGGTACTTCCTGAATCCCCTTGTAATTACCGAGTTAGGAGGTAATCTTCACTTCGAAGGTGTGATGTTGTTCTTTCTGCTTTTCGCTTTGCATCTCATCGCTAATAATAAATGGCTTCTGGCTACGGTGCCCATGGCACTGTCCATTTCAGTAAAACTTATCCCTCTGATGTTCTTACCGCTATTTTTTAAATCCCTCGGTTTTAAAAAAGGATTGGTGTTCAATACCTTGGTTATGCTGCTTGTCATCGCCACAATTATTCCCTTTTACGATCCGGAATTTTCTCAAAATTACATGGCTACCCTTTCTCTGTGGTTCTCAAATTTTGAATTCAATGCAAGTATCTACAATGTAGTTAAAAACCTCGGGGCTCGTATTGATCTGAAGCCCTGGGAGCTTATTAAGAGCTATGGAAGACTAATTCCGGTAATTGTAATCCTCTGGGTATGCTTGCTGAGTTACTTTCGAAAAAACAACTCAATGCGCATTCTGATTCAGTCTATGCTCTTTATTCTGGCTGTTTACTTTTTCCTATCTCCCACCGTTCATCCGTGGTACGTAATTTCTCTGTTAGTACTTTGCCTTTTTACGGATTACCGATTCCCTTTGGTCTGGTCAGCAACCATTGTTTTAAGTTATTCTGCATACAGAGGCGCTGAGGTAGAAGAGTCAATGGGATTTCTCATTATTGAATATTTATCGGTTTATGGGTTTTTCATCTACGAATTGTTTAAGCATAGGAGTTTTAAATCGCTAATTCCCAAAAATGTATAG
- a CDS encoding GNAT family N-acetyltransferase codes for MDILIANESHIKYATVISETISESAKVRGTGIAKRTPEYIIKRLVNGNAVIALDKDKFAGFCYIEVWGHQKFVANSGLIVHPDYRNQGLAKKIKKAIFELSRKKFPEAKIFGITTGLAVMKMNYELGYKPVTFSELTDDPDFWKGCQTCKNFDILTRTEQKMCLCTGMLFDPSKTNKYESRKVNNKTFQRLKSIKEQLLLKKKKG; via the coding sequence ATGGATATCTTAATTGCTAACGAATCTCATATAAAATACGCTACTGTCATCAGCGAAACCATTTCGGAATCCGCTAAGGTGAGGGGTACGGGCATCGCCAAAAGAACGCCTGAATATATCATTAAGAGATTGGTCAACGGCAACGCGGTAATCGCCTTAGACAAGGACAAGTTTGCCGGCTTTTGCTACATTGAAGTATGGGGTCATCAAAAATTTGTTGCAAACTCCGGACTCATCGTACATCCCGATTATCGCAATCAGGGACTGGCAAAAAAAATCAAAAAAGCCATCTTTGAATTATCGCGGAAAAAATTTCCCGAGGCAAAGATTTTTGGAATTACAACCGGACTTGCGGTCATGAAGATGAACTATGAACTGGGATATAAACCGGTAACCTTTTCGGAACTCACAGACGATCCGGATTTTTGGAAAGGATGCCAGACGTGTAAGAATTTTGATATCCTTACCCGAACAGAACAAAAAATGTGCCTCTGTACCGGGATGCTTTTTGATCCCTCCAAAACAAATAAATACGAAAGCAGGAAGGTGAACAATAAAACCTTCCAGCGACTTAAGAGTATTAAAGAGCAGCTATTACTTAAAAAGAAAAAAGGCTAA
- a CDS encoding 4Fe-4S binding protein: MKTIKRIGLIVFLIGLGIFTSLPFIGTYSLTSSDFTKWVEEKGIKSELFIKDIEQEVVGKDFSGMHNLTPIIATALDEANSTHRKNKEYKKVIYTKAHDISADLGKQAGSGFIPENKGLMWFMTFGLGIIGALMYILPNVVLLGKKGIKNDGIYHANSTNRGWIAWLVFFYLIAFYLLLYFRPQFAVNWTYLVDPTSEALSGNPAGHWFVYGFMYCTVMTVMGVRMYIKYRHNRYQMIRTTSVLFFQIVFAFLIPEIMVRLQMPYYDFKNAFPLDYDFFFQWNLRSLINSGGIGIFILVWGTLLTLVIVPVMVYFFGKRWYCSWVCGCGGLAETLGDPYRQHSSKTLLSWRVERWLIHGVLVFAVGMTLMTLYSFFSETGTVLGIKTSSVQNTYSLLIGSIFAGVIGTGFYPIFGNRVWCRFGCPLAAYLGFVQRFKSRFRITTNGGQCISCGNCSTYCEQGIDVRAYAQKGENIIRSSCVGCGICSAVCPRGVLKLENGPEKGRINPTQVLLGNDVDLMELVNDK; encoded by the coding sequence ATGAAAACTATAAAGCGAATTGGCCTGATTGTATTCCTTATCGGATTAGGCATTTTTACTTCACTCCCTTTTATTGGGACTTATTCTCTTACTTCTTCAGATTTTACCAAATGGGTTGAAGAGAAAGGAATAAAAAGTGAATTATTCATAAAAGACATAGAGCAGGAGGTTGTGGGAAAAGATTTCTCAGGAATGCACAATCTCACACCAATTATCGCAACGGCTCTCGATGAAGCCAATTCCACACATCGGAAAAACAAGGAGTACAAAAAGGTGATTTACACCAAGGCTCATGATATTTCGGCAGATTTGGGAAAACAGGCCGGTTCCGGATTCATCCCGGAAAACAAGGGCTTAATGTGGTTTATGACTTTCGGATTAGGCATTATTGGCGCTCTAATGTATATCCTTCCGAACGTGGTTCTACTTGGTAAAAAAGGGATCAAAAACGACGGGATATATCACGCAAATTCAACCAATCGCGGATGGATAGCCTGGCTGGTTTTCTTTTATCTGATCGCTTTTTATCTATTACTTTATTTCAGGCCTCAGTTTGCTGTTAACTGGACCTATTTGGTAGATCCAACTAGTGAGGCCCTGAGCGGCAACCCGGCCGGGCACTGGTTTGTTTATGGGTTTATGTATTGCACCGTAATGACAGTTATGGGCGTCAGGATGTATATCAAGTACCGTCATAACCGTTATCAGATGATCAGAACTACTTCTGTACTGTTTTTTCAGATCGTTTTCGCCTTCCTGATTCCCGAGATCATGGTTCGCCTTCAGATGCCGTACTACGATTTTAAAAATGCCTTCCCTCTGGATTACGATTTCTTTTTCCAATGGAATTTACGCTCCCTGATAAATAGTGGAGGAATAGGGATATTTATCCTGGTATGGGGAACGCTGCTCACCCTGGTCATTGTACCCGTAATGGTCTATTTTTTTGGAAAGCGATGGTACTGTTCCTGGGTATGTGGTTGTGGCGGACTTGCCGAAACCCTGGGGGATCCTTACAGGCAGCATTCCAGTAAGACCTTGCTGTCCTGGAGAGTAGAGCGTTGGCTGATCCACGGCGTTCTTGTCTTTGCAGTGGGCATGACCCTGATGACACTTTACAGTTTTTTCTCTGAAACAGGAACGGTATTAGGAATAAAGACCTCAAGTGTTCAAAACACCTACAGCCTGCTGATAGGCTCTATTTTTGCAGGGGTAATCGGCACCGGTTTTTATCCCATTTTTGGCAATCGTGTTTGGTGCCGATTTGGTTGTCCCCTGGCCGCCTACCTGGGCTTTGTACAACGCTTTAAATCCAGATTCAGGATCACCACCAATGGCGGTCAGTGCATTTCATGTGGCAATTGCTCTACCTATTGTGAACAGGGTATAGACGTAAGGGCTTATGCCCAGAAGGGAGAAAACATCATACGTTCCAGTTGTGTGGGTTGCGGTATTTGTTCAGCAGTTTGCCCCAGAGGGGTACTAAAGCTGGAAAACGGTCCCGAAAAAGGACGGATTAATCCTACTCAGGTATTGCTGGGAAATGATGTAGATTTAATGGAGCTGGTAAATGATAAGTAA
- the proC gene encoding pyrroline-5-carboxylate reductase, whose translation MKIAIIGAGNLGLSIAKGILHTNGATTMYLTKRHIEIIKEYEKYGNVTVTQDNKLAVKESDVLIFAVQPGHFEGILQEVKEFLTEKHVIISTITGFSLEKIESIIGKDAYIIRSMPNTAISVGKSMTCLCSNEAGAKRIELAKAIFNRMGHSMEIPESQMQAATVICASGIAFWMRLIRATTQGAIQLGFDAKEAQELAMHTCNGAASLLIESGNHPEEEIDRVTTPMGCTIEGLNEMEHQGLSSSLIRGIVASFEKISQIRKG comes from the coding sequence ATGAAAATAGCAATAATTGGCGCAGGCAATCTAGGATTATCCATAGCGAAAGGAATACTCCACACCAATGGTGCCACCACCATGTACCTTACCAAAAGACATATTGAAATCATTAAGGAATACGAAAAGTATGGAAACGTCACAGTTACCCAGGACAACAAGCTGGCCGTTAAGGAATCGGACGTACTCATCTTTGCAGTTCAGCCTGGGCATTTTGAGGGTATTCTCCAAGAAGTAAAGGAGTTCCTTACCGAAAAGCATGTGATCATTTCAACCATTACGGGATTCAGCTTAGAAAAAATCGAATCCATCATTGGTAAGGATGCATATATCATACGAAGCATGCCTAATACAGCGATCTCCGTAGGGAAATCAATGACATGTCTTTGCAGTAATGAAGCCGGAGCCAAACGAATTGAGCTGGCCAAGGCAATATTTAACCGAATGGGGCATTCCATGGAGATTCCGGAGTCACAAATGCAGGCGGCCACAGTGATTTGCGCCAGTGGGATTGCATTTTGGATGAGGCTGATCAGGGCCACTACCCAGGGGGCTATCCAATTAGGATTTGATGCGAAAGAAGCCCAGGAACTTGCCATGCACACCTGTAATGGAGCAGCTTCCTTATTGATTGAATCGGGGAATCATCCTGAGGAAGAGATAGACCGGGTAACAACACCTATGGGCTGCACTATTGAAGGTCTTAATGAAATGGAGCATCAGGGTCTGAGTTCCTCCTTAATTCGGGGAATTGTCGCATCCTTCGAAAAAATTAGTCAAATTAGAAAGGGGTAG
- a CDS encoding argininosuccinate synthase, whose translation MNTKEINSKKLVLAYSGGLDTSYCAMHLSQDLGYEVHAVSVNTGGFSPKEIEEIRKKALALGAKSYTSIDAVQSFYEKVVKYLIFGNVLRNNTYPLSVSSERIVQAIEIARYAKQNGAAAIAHGSTGAGNDQVRFDMIFQIIAPEIEIITPIRDRQLSREEEISYLKERGVNYSWEKAKYSINQGLWGTSVGGAETLTSDQGLPSEAFPSQLKNEKSQDITLTFTKGELTAIDGVTQTPVKNIEQLEKIASSFAIGRDVHVGDTIIGIKGRVGFEAAAPLLIIKAHHLLEKHTLSKWQQFQKEQLGNFYGMLLHEGNYLDEVMRNIEAFLQDAQKNVSGHVFITLYPYRFELKGIKSEHDLMAARFGSYGEINKAWSAEDAKGFIKILSNSGKIASQINKQND comes from the coding sequence ATGAATACCAAAGAAATCAACTCAAAAAAATTGGTTCTCGCTTATTCAGGCGGACTCGATACTTCGTATTGTGCCATGCACTTGTCCCAGGACCTGGGCTATGAGGTACACGCCGTTAGTGTGAATACCGGAGGATTTTCTCCGAAGGAAATAGAGGAGATCAGAAAAAAGGCCCTTGCCCTTGGCGCGAAGTCATATACTTCCATCGATGCCGTTCAAAGCTTCTATGAGAAAGTCGTAAAATATCTGATATTTGGGAATGTGCTTCGCAACAATACCTATCCCCTAAGTGTAAGTTCAGAACGTATTGTCCAGGCCATAGAGATTGCACGCTATGCTAAGCAAAATGGCGCAGCAGCCATTGCACATGGGAGCACCGGAGCCGGTAATGATCAGGTTCGCTTCGACATGATCTTTCAAATAATCGCTCCGGAAATAGAAATTATTACCCCTATCCGTGACCGGCAACTATCCAGGGAAGAAGAGATCAGCTACCTGAAAGAAAGGGGTGTGAATTATTCCTGGGAAAAAGCAAAGTATTCCATTAACCAGGGATTGTGGGGGACTTCTGTTGGAGGTGCGGAAACCCTTACCTCAGATCAAGGCCTTCCATCGGAAGCCTTCCCAAGTCAATTGAAAAATGAAAAATCACAGGATATAACCCTGACTTTTACCAAAGGGGAATTAACGGCAATAGACGGAGTTACCCAAACACCGGTTAAGAATATTGAGCAGCTGGAAAAAATCGCATCATCCTTTGCTATTGGACGTGATGTACATGTAGGAGATACCATAATTGGGATAAAAGGGCGAGTTGGTTTTGAGGCAGCAGCACCTCTGCTGATCATTAAGGCACATCATCTTCTGGAGAAACACACCCTCAGCAAATGGCAGCAATTTCAAAAGGAACAATTAGGTAATTTTTACGGGATGCTATTACATGAAGGGAACTACCTCGATGAAGTGATGAGGAATATAGAAGCCTTTCTTCAAGATGCTCAGAAAAACGTCAGTGGCCATGTATTTATCACTTTGTATCCCTACCGTTTCGAATTAAAAGGCATCAAGTCTGAACACGATCTTATGGCAGCCAGGTTTGGAAGTTATGGAGAAATAAATAAGGCATGGTCTGCGGAGGACGCTAAAGGTTTTATTAAAATATTGTCAAATTCCGGCAAAATTGCCAGTCAGATAAATAAGCAAAATGATTAA
- a CDS encoding cellulose synthase family protein, with product MGLTIAYIIIGIYSLALLLIFFYSLAQLNLLLNYLGYKKTQKLAPKFNLLDPKEIPSVTIQLPIYNEEYVVERLLDNISKIAYPKSKLEIQVLDDSTDDSVHQTAERIAELQEKGLDIKHIRRENRQGYKAGALKEGLKIAKGDFIAIFDADFLPDPDWLKKTVVYFKDEEIGVVQTRWGHINRDYSILTRIQAFALDAHFTLEQVGRNAKGHFINFNGTAGIWRKECILDAGNWEGDTLTEDLDLSYRAQLKNWKFKYLEDVETPAELPVVISAARSQQFRWNKGGAENFRKTVLNVISAKNIPFKTKFHGVMHLLNSSMFLFVFLVAILSIPMLYIKNTYGHLDWIFEATSFFIVSTIILFICYWFTYKSIQGSSLDHFIDYIKLFFTFFSVALGFSLHNTVAVLEGHMGKRSEFVRTPKFNINNLTDSWKGNKYLATKLSPNMILEFALMVYFLFGMYSAIPLNDFGLFPFHFMLFLGFGFVFFKSLTSKV from the coding sequence ATGGGACTAACAATTGCTTACATCATCATCGGAATTTACAGCCTGGCGCTGCTACTGATTTTTTTCTACAGTCTAGCGCAGCTGAATTTGTTGCTGAACTATCTCGGGTATAAAAAAACGCAAAAGCTGGCTCCAAAATTCAACTTATTAGACCCTAAGGAAATTCCTTCGGTAACTATTCAACTACCTATTTATAACGAGGAGTACGTCGTTGAGAGATTGTTGGATAACATTTCTAAAATTGCCTACCCCAAAAGCAAACTTGAAATTCAGGTACTTGATGATTCGACTGACGATTCCGTACATCAGACGGCTGAAAGGATCGCAGAATTGCAGGAAAAAGGTCTGGATATAAAGCATATAAGAAGAGAGAACAGGCAAGGATATAAAGCCGGAGCCCTAAAAGAAGGACTCAAAATCGCCAAAGGGGATTTCATCGCTATTTTCGATGCTGATTTTCTTCCTGATCCTGACTGGCTTAAAAAGACCGTCGTGTATTTTAAAGATGAAGAAATAGGTGTTGTACAGACCCGCTGGGGTCATATCAACCGAGACTATTCCATCCTTACAAGGATACAGGCCTTTGCCCTTGACGCTCACTTTACCCTGGAACAGGTAGGGCGTAATGCTAAGGGGCATTTTATCAATTTTAATGGTACAGCAGGTATCTGGAGAAAAGAGTGTATCCTTGACGCCGGAAACTGGGAAGGCGATACCTTAACGGAGGATCTCGATCTTAGTTACAGGGCACAGCTGAAGAATTGGAAATTTAAGTACCTGGAAGACGTGGAAACTCCCGCCGAACTTCCTGTAGTCATTAGCGCAGCGCGCTCTCAGCAGTTTCGCTGGAACAAAGGAGGAGCTGAGAATTTCAGGAAAACCGTCCTCAATGTAATCTCGGCAAAAAACATCCCTTTTAAAACGAAGTTTCACGGGGTAATGCATCTGCTCAATAGTTCCATGTTCCTGTTTGTTTTTTTGGTCGCTATCTTGAGTATCCCCATGCTTTATATAAAAAATACCTACGGGCATTTAGACTGGATTTTTGAGGCCACCAGCTTCTTTATCGTATCCACCATTATCCTTTTTATCTGTTATTGGTTCACCTACAAGAGCATACAGGGAAGCAGCCTCGATCACTTTATTGACTACATCAAATTGTTCTTTACATTTTTCTCAGTAGCCCTCGGCTTCTCCCTGCACAATACTGTAGCTGTGCTCGAAGGTCATATGGGCAAGCGCAGTGAGTTTGTGAGAACGCCGAAATTCAACATCAACAACCTTACGGATAGCTGGAAAGGCAATAAATATCTCGCTACAAAGCTTTCTCCGAATATGATTCTGGAGTTTGCTCTGATGGTGTACTTTTTATTTGGAATGTACAGCGCTATCCCCTTAAATGATTTTGGATTATTTCCGTTCCATTTTATGCTTTTCCTCGGCTTTGGCTTTGTATTCTTTAAGTCATTAACCTCCAAGGTATAG
- a CDS encoding glycosyltransferase family 2 protein: protein MKEIVVIIPAYNEGQSIAAVISEIPELVSEIIVVNNNSTDNTAVAAEAAGATVLFEENMGYGFACLKGIKYLKKRSKPPAIVVFMDGDYSDYPEDLHKVVKPILDGDVDFVIGARTKALREKGSMTPQQSFGNGLATFLMRMIYRSDFTDLGPFRAIRYEQLMALEMEDKTYGWTVEMQLKVLKKGIAYTEVPVRYKKRIGISKVSGTVKGTIFAGIKILGWIFKYSLK from the coding sequence ATGAAGGAAATCGTCGTTATTATTCCCGCCTACAATGAAGGCCAATCTATTGCCGCCGTCATTTCCGAGATTCCTGAATTGGTTTCCGAGATCATCGTAGTGAACAATAATTCTACAGATAATACAGCCGTTGCAGCAGAGGCTGCCGGGGCTACGGTGCTCTTCGAAGAGAATATGGGGTATGGCTTTGCCTGTCTCAAAGGAATTAAATATCTAAAGAAACGATCCAAACCCCCTGCCATTGTCGTATTTATGGACGGAGATTATTCGGACTATCCCGAAGACCTCCACAAAGTAGTAAAGCCTATACTGGATGGAGATGTCGATTTTGTGATCGGTGCGCGGACAAAGGCTTTACGGGAAAAAGGATCTATGACCCCACAGCAAAGCTTTGGAAATGGATTGGCAACGTTCCTGATGAGAATGATTTACAGGTCAGACTTTACTGATCTCGGGCCGTTCAGAGCTATACGTTATGAACAGTTGATGGCCCTGGAAATGGAAGATAAGACCTATGGCTGGACGGTTGAAATGCAGTTAAAAGTATTAAAAAAAGGCATAGCATATACCGAAGTACCAGTGCGTTACAAAAAAAGAATTGGTATCTCAAAGGTATCCGGTACAGTAAAAGGTACTATATTTGCCGGCATAAAAATCCTGGGTTGGATATTTAAATACAGTTTAAAATAA